Proteins encoded by one window of Sphaerodactylus townsendi isolate TG3544 linkage group LG04, MPM_Stown_v2.3, whole genome shotgun sequence:
- the FAM234A gene encoding protein FAM234A isoform X1, protein MEGRKELEAEIRPLKKEEEGGAAAAAAAVGGERAGPAKKAAGRLSRWRTAAFFLSLFLCLAVVFAFSFIIPCPVRPVSQRTWNAAFAGAAAYKFLEVQDVDGDRVQDVLFAFRASEGSHNSSSSNTSQSCSEGGFPPPCAFIAAVSGTNGSTLWEEPVAEDLQFMDCSFKYGNSQGCLVVGKPASLAAVDLKTGKTVWRVTNNLGMNSTALSPLLIIPDVSGDGVLDLLVFAAVGEEIQSSFYSGKTGEAIGSGGSLPLPGRRGHLMQVTKTGAHYVLFYTVNALYGYSLKQLFTMAAGSGSHEGTSLKEDPQWQAAIDKTTHNVPLLRTGEIRSLMKVPGKSGTDLLLVRSAMLELLDGQRLDTLWSSVVMPPILSQPVLGSFTPDEVDIVIESQVTTKRKKLQIVEGSYGSIKWEMDLLWRVGTPAPSTLPTADHRSVFLFWGDYQQGDNGTASEEASQNLYLFHPSLPNVLLWMNNSTESIVAFQAVLFERSRHACYVLLTGPQTASNPGLVVLSKQKLKEDIANSHVIWLNQLTQDTEQNVRDRFLRMRYHSP, encoded by the exons ATGGAGGGTCGCAAGGAGCTGGAGGCCGAGATCCGCccgctgaagaaggaggaggaggggggggcggcggcggctgctgcggcCGTGGGGGGGGAGCGGGCCGGGCCCGCCAAGAAAGCCGCCGGGCGTTTGTCGCGGTGGCGCACGGCCGCCTTCTTCCTGTCGCTGTTCCTGTGCCTGGCGGTGGTCTTCGCCTTCTccttcatcatcccctgcccggTGAGGCCCGTGTCGCAGAGGACCTGGAACGCCGCCTTCGCCGGCgccg CAGCTTACAAGTTTTTAGAAGTGCAGGACGTGGATGGGGATAGAGTGCAAGATGTCCTCTTTGCCTTCAGAGCTTCGGAGGGCtcccacaacagcagcagcagcaacacaagCCAGTCCTGCTCTGAAGGAG GCTTCCCGCCGCCCTGTGCCTTCATAGCAGCTGTTTCAGGCACCAACGGCAGCACACTCTGGGAGGAGCCTGTGGCCGAAGACCTCCAGTTCATGGACTGCTCTTTTAAGTATGGCAACTCCCAAGGCTGCCTTGTGGTCGGGAAGCCAGCCTCTCTAGCGGCAGTTGACCTGAAGACAG GCAAGACAGTATGGAGAGTGACAAACAACCTTGGAATGAATTCTACGGCGCTCAGTCCCTTGCTGATAATCCCAGATGTCAGTGGGGATGGCGTGTTAGACCTCCTGGTTTTTGCTGCAGTGGGAGAAGAG ATTCAGAGTAGCTTCTACTCCGGGAAGACTGGTGAGGCAATTGGATCCGGTGGAAGCCTGCCTCTGCCAGGGAGGCGTGGCCACCTCATGCAGGTCACCAAGACAGGGGCCCACTATGTGCTTTTCTACACAG TCAATGCGCTGTATGGCTACTCCTTGAAGCAGCTCTTCACCATGGCAGCTGGGTCTGGCAGCCATGAAGGGACCAGTCTGAAGGAGGACCCTCAGTGGCAGGCAGCCATTGACAAGACCACACACAATGTGCCTTTGCTCAG AACCGGAGAAATCCGCTCATTGATGAAGGTGCCAGGAAAGTCGGGGACTGATCTTTTGCTTGTGAGATCAGCCATGCTGGAGTTGCTGGATGGGCAACGCCTGGACACCCTGTGGAGCAGTGTTGTGATGCCCCCTATCCTGAg CCAGCCGGTGCTTGGATCCTTCACTCCTGATGAGGTTGATATTGTAATTGAAAGCCAAGTCACAACCAAGAGAAAGAAG TTACAGATTGTGGAGGGCAGCTATGGAAGCATTAAATGGGAGATGGATCTCCTCTGGAGAGTTGGGACTCCTGCCCCAAGCACGCTGCCCACAGCTGATCACAGGTCTGTCTTCCTCTTCTGGGGCGACTACCAGCAAGGTGATAATGGAACG GCATCGGAAGAGGCTTCCCAGAACCTCTACCtgttccacccctccctccctaatgTGCTCCTGTGGATGAACAACAGCACAGAGTCAATTGTGGCCTTCCAGG CGGTGCTCTTTGAACGGAGCCGCCATGCCTGCTATGTGCTCCTGACGGGGCCCCAGACTGCCAGCAATCCTGGATTGGTGGTGCTGTCCAAACAGAAGCTGAAGGAGGACATTGCCAATAGCCACGTGATCTGGCTGAACCAGCTCACCCAGGACACGGAGCAGAACGTCCGGGACCGCTTCCTCCGAATGAGATACCACAGCCCCTGA
- the FAM234A gene encoding protein FAM234A isoform X2, with amino-acid sequence MEGRKELEAEIRPLKKEEEGGAAAAAAAVGGERAGPAKKAAGRLSRWRTAAFFLSLFLCLAVVFAFSFIIPCPVRPVSQRTWNAAFAGAAYKFLEVQDVDGDRVQDVLFAFRASEGSHNSSSSNTSQSCSEGGFPPPCAFIAAVSGTNGSTLWEEPVAEDLQFMDCSFKYGNSQGCLVVGKPASLAAVDLKTGKTVWRVTNNLGMNSTALSPLLIIPDVSGDGVLDLLVFAAVGEEIQSSFYSGKTGEAIGSGGSLPLPGRRGHLMQVTKTGAHYVLFYTVNALYGYSLKQLFTMAAGSGSHEGTSLKEDPQWQAAIDKTTHNVPLLRTGEIRSLMKVPGKSGTDLLLVRSAMLELLDGQRLDTLWSSVVMPPILSQPVLGSFTPDEVDIVIESQVTTKRKKLQIVEGSYGSIKWEMDLLWRVGTPAPSTLPTADHRSVFLFWGDYQQGDNGTASEEASQNLYLFHPSLPNVLLWMNNSTESIVAFQAVLFERSRHACYVLLTGPQTASNPGLVVLSKQKLKEDIANSHVIWLNQLTQDTEQNVRDRFLRMRYHSP; translated from the exons ATGGAGGGTCGCAAGGAGCTGGAGGCCGAGATCCGCccgctgaagaaggaggaggaggggggggcggcggcggctgctgcggcCGTGGGGGGGGAGCGGGCCGGGCCCGCCAAGAAAGCCGCCGGGCGTTTGTCGCGGTGGCGCACGGCCGCCTTCTTCCTGTCGCTGTTCCTGTGCCTGGCGGTGGTCTTCGCCTTCTccttcatcatcccctgcccggTGAGGCCCGTGTCGCAGAGGACCTGGAACGCCGCCTTCGCCGGCgccg CTTACAAGTTTTTAGAAGTGCAGGACGTGGATGGGGATAGAGTGCAAGATGTCCTCTTTGCCTTCAGAGCTTCGGAGGGCtcccacaacagcagcagcagcaacacaagCCAGTCCTGCTCTGAAGGAG GCTTCCCGCCGCCCTGTGCCTTCATAGCAGCTGTTTCAGGCACCAACGGCAGCACACTCTGGGAGGAGCCTGTGGCCGAAGACCTCCAGTTCATGGACTGCTCTTTTAAGTATGGCAACTCCCAAGGCTGCCTTGTGGTCGGGAAGCCAGCCTCTCTAGCGGCAGTTGACCTGAAGACAG GCAAGACAGTATGGAGAGTGACAAACAACCTTGGAATGAATTCTACGGCGCTCAGTCCCTTGCTGATAATCCCAGATGTCAGTGGGGATGGCGTGTTAGACCTCCTGGTTTTTGCTGCAGTGGGAGAAGAG ATTCAGAGTAGCTTCTACTCCGGGAAGACTGGTGAGGCAATTGGATCCGGTGGAAGCCTGCCTCTGCCAGGGAGGCGTGGCCACCTCATGCAGGTCACCAAGACAGGGGCCCACTATGTGCTTTTCTACACAG TCAATGCGCTGTATGGCTACTCCTTGAAGCAGCTCTTCACCATGGCAGCTGGGTCTGGCAGCCATGAAGGGACCAGTCTGAAGGAGGACCCTCAGTGGCAGGCAGCCATTGACAAGACCACACACAATGTGCCTTTGCTCAG AACCGGAGAAATCCGCTCATTGATGAAGGTGCCAGGAAAGTCGGGGACTGATCTTTTGCTTGTGAGATCAGCCATGCTGGAGTTGCTGGATGGGCAACGCCTGGACACCCTGTGGAGCAGTGTTGTGATGCCCCCTATCCTGAg CCAGCCGGTGCTTGGATCCTTCACTCCTGATGAGGTTGATATTGTAATTGAAAGCCAAGTCACAACCAAGAGAAAGAAG TTACAGATTGTGGAGGGCAGCTATGGAAGCATTAAATGGGAGATGGATCTCCTCTGGAGAGTTGGGACTCCTGCCCCAAGCACGCTGCCCACAGCTGATCACAGGTCTGTCTTCCTCTTCTGGGGCGACTACCAGCAAGGTGATAATGGAACG GCATCGGAAGAGGCTTCCCAGAACCTCTACCtgttccacccctccctccctaatgTGCTCCTGTGGATGAACAACAGCACAGAGTCAATTGTGGCCTTCCAGG CGGTGCTCTTTGAACGGAGCCGCCATGCCTGCTATGTGCTCCTGACGGGGCCCCAGACTGCCAGCAATCCTGGATTGGTGGTGCTGTCCAAACAGAAGCTGAAGGAGGACATTGCCAATAGCCACGTGATCTGGCTGAACCAGCTCACCCAGGACACGGAGCAGAACGTCCGGGACCGCTTCCTCCGAATGAGATACCACAGCCCCTGA